In one Paenibacillus sp. JQZ6Y-1 genomic region, the following are encoded:
- a CDS encoding PAS domain S-box protein, whose translation MNDIIISKQEYEDLIRLKYNYQNVLNYTDDIISHHRLDTGSTYTAISPACEKLMGYRAEDMIGTAGFDYVHPEDRDTLIAKLSDGLKPNIAVTLTFRNLRKDGSYFWAESICRLVTDDEGNAVEVLAITRDISERIEQGRLLKESESRYKSLFAFNPLGIHALGLDGAYLSANASFEQILGYSEEELVRGKFHALVAPHDLEYTVERFEQAKQGRPQSYEIQTIHKDGHIVDVDVTNVPIYIENDLVGVYAIVQDVTERNEQINQIYKLSNQQELILNSVSEGIVGVDLEGHTIFANPSAARMLGYDISEMVGQKQLLAFEQSGPDGSPIMSGGTPIWQTLQEGCTLQRDEAVLWRKDHTSFLASYRVTPIMDHGVRVGMVIVFRDRTEEHKIIQAREIAEQADRAKSEFLAIISHELRTPMNGMIGMMELLAETLEQDVQKEYAGIIMNSSNELLKIVNELLDFSKIEAGRMELEYEAVHLGDLLTQVAELFEPVAVEKKIILITELDRHLPQAIISDGSRLRQVLVNLVGNAVKFTEKGSVHISARQMPSPDPEKLVIGFKVKDTGLGIAEGEQSRLFQPFSQIRNQSRQRYGGTGLGLSICKKIVELMGGTIEVQSEPGEGSVFFFTVVLNASDYPEIQSNILSPEKEYSSQEAKYGPLRILVAEDHDINRKLLLAILKRRGYEADIAHNGDEAVKQAALHDYDLIFMDVNMPLLDGMEATRQIRETGANPALPVIVAVTAFARAEEKELCLQSGMQDFISKPLHVQDVEQQLDKWSSIIHAYHQSASGREPM comes from the coding sequence ATGAACGACATTATCATCAGTAAACAGGAGTATGAGGATTTAATCCGACTCAAATATAATTATCAAAATGTGCTGAATTACACAGATGATATTATTAGCCATCATCGATTAGATACCGGTTCTACGTATACTGCCATTTCGCCAGCCTGTGAGAAATTGATGGGGTATCGTGCGGAAGATATGATCGGTACAGCAGGCTTTGACTATGTTCATCCAGAAGATCGGGATACGCTTATTGCGAAATTGAGTGATGGATTAAAGCCTAATATAGCTGTCACGCTTACCTTTCGCAATTTAAGAAAAGACGGCTCGTATTTCTGGGCAGAATCGATTTGTCGTCTCGTTACAGATGATGAAGGAAATGCTGTAGAAGTATTAGCCATTACACGGGATATTAGCGAGCGTATTGAGCAGGGACGGCTGTTGAAGGAGAGCGAAAGCCGTTATAAATCGCTATTTGCATTCAATCCATTGGGGATTCATGCACTTGGATTGGATGGAGCGTACTTGTCCGCGAATGCTAGCTTTGAACAAATTCTCGGTTATAGCGAGGAAGAGCTAGTGCGCGGGAAATTCCATGCACTGGTTGCTCCACATGATCTGGAGTATACCGTGGAACGATTTGAACAGGCAAAACAGGGTCGTCCGCAGTCATATGAAATCCAGACCATTCACAAAGATGGTCATATTGTAGATGTAGATGTGACCAATGTGCCTATTTATATAGAGAACGATCTAGTTGGCGTGTATGCGATTGTACAGGATGTCACGGAACGCAATGAGCAGATTAACCAGATTTACAAGCTAAGCAATCAACAGGAGCTTATTCTGAATTCCGTATCGGAAGGCATTGTTGGTGTGGATCTGGAAGGGCATACGATCTTTGCCAATCCATCTGCGGCTCGGATGCTTGGTTATGATATTAGTGAAATGGTCGGTCAAAAGCAGCTGTTGGCATTTGAGCAGAGCGGTCCAGACGGAAGTCCCATTATGTCTGGAGGAACGCCTATCTGGCAAACATTGCAGGAGGGCTGTACGTTGCAACGCGATGAGGCTGTATTATGGCGCAAAGATCATACGAGCTTTCTCGCATCGTATCGTGTAACACCGATTATGGATCATGGTGTACGTGTGGGAATGGTTATCGTATTCCGCGACCGTACCGAAGAGCATAAGATTATTCAAGCACGTGAAATTGCTGAGCAGGCGGACCGCGCCAAGTCTGAATTTCTGGCGATTATCAGTCATGAGCTGCGTACACCGATGAACGGCATGATTGGTATGATGGAGCTGCTGGCAGAGACGCTGGAGCAGGATGTACAGAAGGAATACGCTGGTATCATCATGAATAGCAGCAATGAACTGCTCAAGATCGTCAACGAACTGCTTGATTTTAGCAAAATCGAAGCAGGGCGAATGGAGCTGGAATATGAAGCCGTGCATCTGGGTGATCTGCTGACGCAGGTTGCCGAGCTGTTTGAGCCTGTCGCTGTCGAAAAGAAAATCATACTCATTACTGAGCTGGATCGCCATTTACCACAAGCGATTATTAGCGACGGTAGTCGACTGCGGCAGGTACTCGTCAATTTGGTCGGCAATGCAGTCAAATTCACAGAAAAAGGCAGTGTGCATATCTCTGCTCGACAGATGCCTTCACCTGATCCAGAGAAGCTAGTGATTGGATTCAAAGTAAAAGATACGGGTCTAGGAATCGCTGAGGGTGAGCAGTCGCGGCTATTCCAACCATTTTCCCAAATTCGTAACCAATCACGTCAGCGTTACGGCGGTACTGGGCTTGGTCTATCCATCTGTAAAAAAATTGTGGAACTGATGGGTGGTACGATTGAGGTACAAAGTGAGCCGGGCGAGGGATCGGTCTTTTTCTTCACTGTCGTTCTCAATGCGAGCGATTATCCAGAGATTCAATCGAATATCCTATCGCCGGAAAAAGAATATTCGTCTCAAGAAGCCAAATATGGACCACTGCGTATTCTAGTCGCAGAGGATCACGACATTAACCGCAAACTGCTGCTGGCAATTCTCAAACGCCGTGGATATGAAGCGGATATTGCGCATAATGGAGACGAAGCTGTAAAGCAGGCAGCTTTGCATGATTATGACCTTATCTTTATGGATGTAAATATGCCTTTATTGGACGGAATGGAAGCTACTCGTCAGATTCGAGAGACTGGTGCTAATCCGGCTCTGCCCGTTATTGTGGCAGTTACCGCGTTTGCGCGAGCAGAGGAGAAGGAGCTTTGTTTGCAAAGTGGGATGCAGGATTTCATATCCAAGCCGCTGCATGTGCAGGATGTAGAGCAGCAATTGGATAAATGGTCGAGTATTATTCATGCGTATCATCAAAGTGCATCGGGAAGAGAGCCTATGTAA
- a CDS encoding ABC transporter substrate-binding protein has product MKWQQWAKHILIGGACVAMLAGCGNAGGSSSSSANSIADTAATTSSISIQHDMGTTELKQPAQHVVALEWSFVDDLLAVGVTPVGIADDDKDQVMEKLAGKPIEYMPLGKRETPDLEKIAAAAPDLIIADTDRHSKIKEQLDQIAPTIVLNSRKGSYDESLKDFETIAKAVGKETEAKARIQQHDQIMADLKKQVDSISDKKVLIGVARKDGFNAHTTASYAGEVLQDIGFDNVVQGTQEEPYKDVNLETITSIDPDIIFIATDDSEAITNEWKKLPVWQNLKAVKNNHVYMVDRDMWTRFRGITPAEKIGQDALNFLNGK; this is encoded by the coding sequence ATGAAATGGCAACAATGGGCAAAGCATATACTGATCGGAGGCGCATGTGTAGCAATGCTGGCAGGCTGCGGCAATGCAGGTGGAAGTAGTTCATCCTCTGCCAATAGCATAGCAGATACAGCAGCCACGACGAGCAGTATTTCCATACAGCATGATATGGGTACGACTGAACTGAAACAACCGGCACAGCATGTGGTTGCGCTGGAATGGTCGTTTGTTGATGATCTGCTTGCCGTCGGTGTTACACCGGTCGGCATTGCCGATGATGATAAGGATCAAGTGATGGAGAAGCTGGCGGGCAAGCCGATTGAATATATGCCACTCGGCAAGCGCGAAACACCAGATTTGGAGAAAATCGCTGCTGCCGCGCCGGATCTGATCATCGCCGATACGGATCGTCATTCCAAAATCAAAGAGCAGCTAGATCAGATTGCACCGACGATTGTACTGAACAGCCGCAAAGGCTCATATGACGAAAGTCTGAAGGATTTTGAAACTATTGCGAAGGCAGTTGGTAAAGAAACCGAAGCCAAAGCACGCATTCAGCAGCATGATCAAATCATGGCTGATCTGAAAAAGCAGGTTGATAGCATTAGCGACAAAAAAGTGCTGATTGGCGTAGCGCGTAAGGACGGCTTTAATGCTCATACCACAGCATCCTATGCGGGTGAAGTGCTGCAAGACATCGGCTTTGACAATGTAGTGCAAGGCACACAAGAGGAGCCGTATAAAGATGTGAATCTGGAAACGATCACTTCGATTGATCCAGATATTATTTTTATCGCTACCGATGATTCAGAAGCGATCACCAACGAGTGGAAGAAGCTGCCGGTATGGCAAAACCTGAAAGCTGTGAAAAATAACCACGTATACATGGTTGACCGCGATATGTGGACTCGCTTCCGCGGCATTACACCTGCCGAGAAGATTGGACAGGATGCGCTGAATTTCCTCAACGGCAAGTAA
- the glgB gene encoding 1,4-alpha-glucan branching protein GlgB, translating into MRQPHSQSHLPGSEDIYLFHEGTNYHAYRQFGSHPSSENGKNGVRFTVWAPHALQVSVAGDWNNWNGEHHLLHKLDHTGIWTGFFDDVSEGNVYKYHITPQQGEAIFKADPYAFHAEVRPATASIVTSLGGYKWQDAAWRRKRRPLYQRPVNIYEMHFGTWKQKEDGSLYSYREMAELLIPYLVDMNYTHVELMPLTEHPYDLSWGYQATGYFAPTSRYGTPQDLMYFVDQCHQHNIGVLLDWVPGHFTKDAHGLRQFDGTPLYEYSAPDRAEKHGWGTLSFDFGKPEVRSFLISSALYWLDVYHFDGLRVDAVTSMIRLDFEREGGGWRPNQHGGVENLEAISFLQQLNKTVFHYFPHTLMMAEESSAWPGVTKPAHENGLGFNYKWSMGWMNDTLDYVETPFDQRPAHHNLLTFPLVYAYSENFTLPLSHDEVVHGKKSLLDKMPGTYEQKFAGLRLLLAYQMTHPGKKLLFMGGEFGQFIEWKDQDQLDWLLLDYEMHRKVQDYTRELNQLYLASPALWEKDHDWEGYEWLNADDAQNSLITYMRKGKKPADTLLVIINFQPVPRVNYRIGVPKAGTYREVWNSDEPRFGGTGGRTESFLFSEKTPWDRQENSVLLTIPPLSVIILKRHTGKSPKRSSI; encoded by the coding sequence TTGAGACAACCACATTCACAATCTCATTTGCCCGGTTCTGAGGACATTTATCTGTTTCATGAAGGAACCAATTATCATGCTTACCGTCAGTTTGGCTCACATCCATCTTCCGAAAATGGAAAAAACGGAGTTCGGTTTACTGTCTGGGCGCCGCATGCCTTACAGGTAAGTGTGGCTGGCGATTGGAATAACTGGAACGGGGAACATCATTTATTACATAAACTGGACCACACGGGCATCTGGACCGGATTTTTTGACGATGTATCCGAGGGCAATGTATACAAATACCATATTACCCCGCAGCAGGGGGAAGCGATCTTCAAGGCGGACCCATATGCGTTCCATGCGGAGGTTCGCCCGGCTACTGCCTCTATCGTGACCTCGCTAGGCGGATATAAATGGCAGGATGCTGCATGGAGACGCAAGCGTCGTCCATTGTATCAGCGACCTGTGAACATTTATGAAATGCACTTTGGCACATGGAAACAGAAAGAAGACGGCAGTCTATATAGCTATCGTGAGATGGCAGAGCTGCTGATTCCATATCTGGTAGATATGAACTATACGCATGTGGAGCTGATGCCGTTAACGGAGCATCCATACGATCTGTCATGGGGGTATCAAGCAACCGGATATTTTGCACCAACCAGTCGTTATGGAACACCGCAGGATCTGATGTATTTTGTGGACCAGTGTCATCAGCATAATATTGGTGTTCTGCTGGACTGGGTGCCTGGACATTTTACTAAGGATGCACATGGGCTTCGTCAGTTTGATGGTACACCGTTGTACGAATATTCGGCTCCTGATCGTGCAGAGAAGCATGGCTGGGGAACGTTGTCCTTTGATTTTGGCAAACCGGAAGTCCGTTCCTTCCTAATCTCCAGTGCATTGTACTGGCTGGATGTGTATCATTTTGACGGATTGCGTGTAGATGCAGTGACAAGCATGATCCGACTCGATTTTGAGCGCGAGGGCGGCGGCTGGCGCCCAAATCAACATGGTGGCGTAGAGAATCTGGAAGCTATCTCATTCCTACAACAGTTGAACAAAACGGTCTTTCATTATTTCCCGCATACATTAATGATGGCGGAGGAATCCAGTGCTTGGCCGGGAGTGACCAAGCCTGCTCATGAAAATGGATTGGGCTTCAACTATAAGTGGAGCATGGGCTGGATGAATGATACGCTTGATTATGTGGAGACGCCATTTGATCAACGTCCAGCGCATCATAACTTGCTCACCTTCCCGCTTGTATATGCGTATTCTGAGAATTTTACATTGCCGCTGTCTCACGACGAGGTGGTGCATGGCAAAAAGTCCTTGCTGGATAAAATGCCGGGTACGTATGAACAGAAATTTGCTGGCCTACGTTTGCTGCTTGCTTACCAAATGACACATCCGGGGAAAAAGCTGCTGTTCATGGGCGGTGAGTTTGGGCAGTTTATCGAGTGGAAGGATCAGGATCAGCTGGATTGGCTACTGCTTGATTACGAAATGCACCGCAAAGTGCAGGACTATACCCGTGAGCTGAATCAGTTGTATTTGGCTTCACCTGCCTTATGGGAAAAGGATCATGATTGGGAAGGCTATGAGTGGCTAAATGCTGATGATGCTCAGAACAGTCTGATCACCTATATGCGTAAAGGGAAAAAGCCTGCTGATACGTTGCTAGTCATTATCAACTTTCAGCCAGTGCCGCGAGTGAATTATCGTATCGGTGTACCGAAGGCTGGTACGTACCGCGAGGTATGGAATAGCGATGAGCCGCGATTCGGCGGTACTGGCGGACGCACAGAATCGTTCTTATTTTCCGAGAAAACTCCGTGGGATCGTCAGGAAAACAGTGTACTGCTCACTATCCCGCCGCTCAGTGTCATCATATTAAAACGGCATACTGGCAAATCGCCAAAACGTAGTAGCATTTGA
- a CDS encoding polymorphic toxin-type HINT domain-containing protein, giving the protein MKLTFNHTFYGGGKGWTYVKNRKVGDLLVYSDGNTLKFESIGLEYEQVTVYNMTVDEFHTYFVNDLGIRIHNTEPSSLSVATLFTMRKTYRSIAELEVSYISKDKVLDT; this is encoded by the coding sequence ATGAAATTGACCTTCAACCATACATTCTATGGGGGAGGCAAAGGATGGACGTATGTCAAAAATCGTAAAGTCGGTGATTTGCTTGTATATAGTGATGGAAATACACTCAAGTTTGAGAGCATCGGACTGGAATATGAGCAAGTAACGGTTTATAACATGACGGTTGATGAGTTCCATACGTACTTTGTGAATGACCTTGGAATTCGAATTCATAATACTGAACCATCTAGTTTAAGTGTAGCAACTCTTTTTACTATGAGAAAAACTTATAGAAGTATTGCCGAATTAGAAGTTTCTTATATCTCAAAAGATAAGGTATTAGATACGTGA
- the cydC gene encoding thiol reductant ABC exporter subunit CydC: protein MSEWSIFAKAMLQERKDILLSIGAGFVAGIAGVALFSMSGYLIAKTVFLPPLYTLILLASLVKLLGLTRAASRYGERLYSHRATFSLLSRLRTTFFARLIPLAPDMLSRQRSGDLLARIVGDVESLQFYFLRVAYPPMIVISVFLATVIFTSFFSIWIALLFVLGMLLIAFVVPAVVRKGQYKQQGAVRKLRATFSTEAAEMMYGFMDLKVYGRLYEREQQLEQVSRELTTMQQKDAVRLLRGQSLHALTTFVMSWGVLALGAWLIVNGSMEGIFLAMLIMTSMTVFDESAAMATLPAYKQDSEFAAKRLNEVVPQTPPSEEPTGSLQLQDDMQVSINMENVWFRYADDWRWTLQDISLSLPAGSKTAIVGASGSGKTSLLELLLKLHTADRGQVMLNGMPIGELNADSIWKQSRVVLQQGHFFRGTLRENLLLERDDLSDDRLMNVLQQVELGHKNLDDLMLEKGENWSDGEKQRLALVRAFLKPGQLWLLDEPTSSLDYVTEHRILDLLVERTEKSTLVMVSHRLTGLERMDQIVVMDQGKIVEVGTYDELMRQQGYFYELKQVELELIG, encoded by the coding sequence ATGAGCGAATGGTCCATTTTTGCCAAAGCAATGCTTCAGGAACGCAAAGATATTCTGCTTTCGATCGGTGCAGGATTTGTAGCGGGGATCGCTGGGGTGGCTTTATTTTCGATGAGTGGGTATCTGATCGCAAAAACGGTCTTCCTCCCTCCTCTCTACACATTGATCCTACTGGCATCCTTGGTGAAACTGCTCGGTCTGACGCGCGCAGCTAGCCGTTATGGCGAGCGGCTGTATTCGCACCGTGCTACCTTCTCGCTACTCAGTCGGCTGCGGACGACTTTTTTCGCCAGATTGATTCCGCTGGCACCGGATATGTTGAGTCGTCAGCGTAGCGGGGATTTGCTTGCTCGGATCGTAGGCGATGTGGAGAGTTTGCAATTTTACTTTTTACGGGTCGCTTACCCACCGATGATCGTCATATCTGTATTTTTGGCTACGGTAATTTTCACTTCGTTTTTCTCAATATGGATTGCACTACTATTCGTACTCGGTATGCTTCTCATCGCCTTTGTCGTACCAGCAGTTGTTAGAAAAGGACAGTATAAGCAGCAGGGCGCTGTGCGCAAGCTACGCGCGACATTTTCAACAGAGGCAGCAGAAATGATGTATGGCTTTATGGATCTAAAAGTATACGGGCGGCTATACGAACGCGAGCAACAGTTGGAACAGGTCTCCCGCGAGCTGACCACCATGCAGCAAAAAGACGCTGTTCGTTTACTGCGCGGACAATCGCTACACGCCTTGACCACATTTGTCATGTCGTGGGGTGTACTCGCCTTAGGAGCATGGTTGATTGTTAACGGTTCGATGGAAGGCATATTTCTAGCGATGCTGATTATGACATCTATGACCGTATTCGACGAGTCCGCTGCGATGGCAACACTTCCTGCTTACAAACAAGACAGCGAATTTGCTGCGAAGCGCCTGAATGAAGTCGTCCCACAAACTCCGCCGAGCGAAGAGCCTACTGGATCACTGCAATTACAGGATGATATGCAGGTAAGCATCAATATGGAGAATGTCTGGTTTCGCTATGCGGATGATTGGCGCTGGACGCTGCAAGATATCTCGTTATCTCTGCCTGCTGGGTCCAAAACTGCTATCGTGGGAGCGAGTGGTTCGGGTAAAACTAGCTTATTAGAGCTACTGCTCAAGCTGCATACCGCAGACCGTGGGCAGGTTATGTTGAATGGGATGCCAATCGGTGAGCTGAATGCCGACAGCATCTGGAAGCAAAGCCGTGTGGTGCTACAGCAAGGTCACTTTTTCCGTGGTACATTACGTGAAAATTTGCTGCTAGAACGTGACGACTTGTCCGATGACCGATTGATGAATGTACTGCAACAAGTCGAACTGGGTCATAAGAATCTGGATGATCTCATGCTGGAAAAAGGAGAGAATTGGTCAGATGGCGAAAAACAGCGTCTGGCGCTGGTACGAGCATTTCTCAAACCTGGACAGTTGTGGCTGCTGGATGAGCCGACTTCTTCGCTGGATTATGTGACTGAGCATCGCATTCTTGATCTGCTGGTAGAACGCACCGAAAAATCTACCTTGGTCATGGTCAGTCACAGATTGACCGGATTGGAGCGAATGGATCAGATCGTGGTGATGGATCAAGGGAAGATTGTCGAAGTGGGAACGTATGATGAGTTGATGAGACAACAAGGTTACTTTTACGAACTGAAACAGGTGGAATTAGAGCTTATCGGCTGA
- a CDS encoding DUF7677 family protein, protein MKKLSHSFSGALRTFSFWMANGTVGLPLLEGIDYSCIFEEPSALEQAYAIFANVIEMDEEGTVLNAKYAEMRAAQFIRSYVDDNYQMEPALEGWEVALY, encoded by the coding sequence ATGAAAAAATTAAGCCACTCCTTCAGCGGAGCCCTTCGAACCTTCTCGTTTTGGATGGCAAATGGTACGGTTGGTCTGCCACTACTTGAAGGTATTGATTATTCTTGTATTTTTGAAGAACCCAGTGCATTGGAGCAAGCGTATGCCATTTTTGCCAATGTGATTGAGATGGATGAGGAGGGTACAGTCCTGAATGCCAAATATGCAGAAATGCGAGCAGCTCAGTTTATCCGCAGTTATGTTGACGACAACTATCAGATGGAACCAGCATTAGAAGGTTGGGAAGTAGCGCTTTATTAG
- a CDS encoding MFS transporter: MARTWFPRLQGNSRGCLAFEPFFLIPYSMVMTYATLYMYELGVTETAIGWITTLSLIVQVFSSFISGYLTDRMGRKRAVLYFDLLSWTLAAIIWAVSQNVWFFVAAALVNGFQRVPSTAFYCLVVEDTKPADRTYVFTLLQIISVIGGLFAPLGGLLVYAYGLVPGTRIMYILAAILMTFQFVGRHLTTRETEMGYRKMKETRDLGLRKSLIDYAGAIREITDSRALLLIFSVYVLFNFQTTLKTTYLSLYMADYLHIDSDLISFVPAVSSVVMLIVLWLLTPRIPEQRIYHSMMAGFGLSVLSNLMLIVGPITQLSWIALSTVISAVGLMISSPYLEAAVANAIDDEKRAKIFSMLSVLILLITSPAGIIGGWAYTFDPRIPIWLMIVAFALAYLLIVVYQRKQVQQKNGI; the protein is encoded by the coding sequence ATGGCACGCACCTGGTTCCCCCGACTTCAAGGCAATAGCCGCGGCTGTCTTGCCTTTGAACCTTTTTTTCTAATCCCTTACAGCATGGTTATGACATATGCCACGCTGTATATGTACGAACTGGGCGTTACGGAAACGGCGATTGGTTGGATTACAACACTCAGTTTGATCGTGCAGGTATTCTCTTCTTTCATCAGCGGTTATTTGACCGACCGGATGGGTCGTAAGCGAGCGGTACTGTATTTTGACCTGCTCAGTTGGACGCTGGCGGCGATAATCTGGGCAGTTTCGCAAAATGTCTGGTTTTTTGTTGCTGCCGCGTTGGTTAACGGGTTTCAACGGGTACCTTCTACCGCATTTTACTGTCTGGTCGTTGAGGATACGAAGCCTGCGGATCGGACGTATGTCTTTACCCTGCTACAAATTATTAGTGTCATTGGCGGACTCTTTGCTCCGCTAGGCGGCTTGCTCGTGTATGCTTATGGGCTTGTACCCGGTACACGGATTATGTACATACTCGCGGCTATCCTGATGACGTTTCAGTTCGTCGGTCGGCATCTGACGACACGGGAAACGGAAATGGGTTATCGCAAAATGAAGGAAACGCGCGATCTCGGCTTACGCAAAAGTCTGATCGACTATGCAGGTGCGATACGCGAAATTACGGACAGTCGTGCGCTACTATTGATCTTTAGCGTCTATGTGCTATTTAATTTTCAGACGACGCTCAAAACGACATATCTATCGCTGTATATGGCTGACTATCTACATATCGACAGCGATCTTATCTCATTCGTGCCAGCGGTGTCATCGGTCGTCATGCTGATTGTATTATGGCTGCTAACGCCGCGCATTCCTGAACAACGCATCTACCATTCCATGATGGCGGGCTTTGGCTTATCCGTCCTGTCCAATCTGATGCTGATTGTCGGACCGATTACGCAGCTCAGTTGGATTGCGCTCAGTACAGTTATTTCTGCCGTCGGCTTGATGATTAGTTCCCCGTACTTAGAAGCAGCAGTTGCCAATGCGATTGATGACGAGAAACGTGCCAAAATCTTCTCCATGCTGTCAGTACTCATTTTGCTCATTACTTCACCAGCAGGAATTATTGGCGGTTGGGCGTATACGTTCGATCCGCGCATTCCAATCTGGCTGATGATCGTTGCTTTCGCACTGGCTTATCTGTTGATTGTCGTGTATCAGCGCAAGCAGGTTCAACAGAAGAATGGAATATAG
- the glgA gene encoding glycogen synthase GlgA has product MNILFAAAEANPFIKTGGLADVIGALPTALKKEKCDVRVVIPHYSNINEAVRNQATLVDVIQVQVGWRSQYCGIKQFKQDGIIFYLLDNEYYFGREGIYGYGDDAERFAFFNRAVLDILPVIDFQPDIIHTHDWHTGMIPLLLKAQYQSLPFYANIRSVFTIHNLLYQGIFPYEVLGTLFGLDDRFFQAEGVEYYGNVNYLKAGIVFADRVTTVSPTYAEEIKMPYYGYGLDGLLTSLGGRLRGIVNGVDTKSYNPATDPYLNAHYRSATNKRLENKAALQEELGLPVDASIPVIAMVTRLAESKGLDLVTRVLDELLYYNNVQFVLLGTGEQQYEDWFRGAAYRHPERLAAEIRFSEGVARRMYAGSDMFLMPSQFEPCGISQLLALRYGSIPIVRETGGLNDTVHSYNEFTGEGNGFTFHSYNAHDMLYTIRRALSFYEEPKQWKQIMKNAMSGDYSWQTSAREYLDVYREARL; this is encoded by the coding sequence ATGAATATTTTATTTGCAGCAGCAGAAGCGAACCCTTTTATTAAAACAGGCGGGTTGGCGGATGTCATCGGCGCACTGCCTACCGCATTGAAAAAAGAAAAATGCGATGTGCGTGTTGTTATTCCACATTATTCCAACATTAACGAGGCAGTTCGCAATCAGGCGACGCTGGTTGATGTGATTCAGGTTCAGGTAGGCTGGCGCAGCCAGTACTGCGGAATCAAGCAGTTCAAGCAGGATGGTATTATTTTCTACCTGCTGGATAATGAATACTACTTTGGTCGCGAAGGTATCTATGGATATGGAGACGATGCCGAACGCTTTGCCTTCTTCAATCGCGCTGTGCTGGATATTTTGCCAGTGATTGATTTTCAGCCTGACATTATTCATACACATGATTGGCATACGGGTATGATTCCACTGTTGCTCAAAGCACAGTATCAGTCACTTCCGTTCTATGCTAACATCCGCAGTGTATTCACTATTCACAATCTGCTCTATCAGGGGATATTTCCATACGAAGTATTAGGCACGTTGTTCGGTCTGGATGATCGATTCTTTCAGGCAGAGGGTGTGGAATACTATGGCAATGTAAACTACTTAAAAGCGGGTATCGTATTTGCGGATCGTGTAACGACGGTTAGTCCTACATATGCCGAAGAGATCAAGATGCCGTACTACGGGTATGGTCTCGATGGTTTGCTCACTTCGCTGGGGGGACGTCTGCGCGGTATCGTTAATGGCGTGGATACGAAGAGCTATAACCCAGCAACTGATCCGTACTTGAACGCTCATTATCGCAGCGCCACCAACAAGCGTTTGGAAAATAAAGCAGCCTTGCAGGAAGAGCTTGGCCTGCCGGTGGATGCTAGTATTCCAGTGATCGCTATGGTTACACGGCTAGCAGAATCGAAAGGATTGGATCTCGTGACCCGTGTGCTGGATGAATTGCTGTACTATAACAATGTACAATTCGTCCTGCTTGGCACAGGGGAACAGCAGTATGAGGATTGGTTCCGCGGCGCAGCGTATCGCCATCCAGAGCGCCTTGCAGCCGAGATTCGTTTTAGCGAAGGGGTAGCGCGCCGGATGTATGCGGGCAGCGATATGTTCCTGATGCCATCGCAATTCGAGCCATGCGGCATTAGTCAATTGCTCGCATTGCGCTACGGTAGCATTCCAATTGTACGCGAAACGGGTGGTCTAAACGATACAGTTCATTCGTATAACGAGTTTACTGGCGAAGGCAACGGCTTTACGTTCCATTCCTACAACGCGCACGATATGCTGTATACAATCCGCCGAGCGCTCTCCTTCTATGAAGAGCCTAAGCAATGGAAGCAGATTATGAAAAATGCTATGAGCGGTGATTACAGTTGGCAGACATCAGCGCGAGAATATTTGGATGTGTATCGCGAAGCCCGTTTATAA